In one Microbulbifer pacificus genomic region, the following are encoded:
- a CDS encoding LemA family protein, translating into MNTALTGKLDFPQRRFWQTLLLSLLAFGLTGCGINNIPTYDENVKATWAQVQNQYQRRADLIPNLVKTVKAYAAHERETLEAVTEARAKVNSMQVDSGIINDPEKLKQFEAAQAQLSSALSRLMVVVERYPDLKANQNFLALQSQLEGTENRISVARRDYIAAVERYNREIRTFPGRIWHTIMYSDMPIRDTFEATSENADKAPEVDFQ; encoded by the coding sequence ATGAACACAGCACTCACGGGCAAACTAGATTTCCCGCAACGGCGTTTCTGGCAAACCCTGTTGCTTTCACTACTGGCGTTTGGCCTGACGGGCTGCGGCATCAACAACATCCCCACCTACGACGAGAATGTGAAGGCCACCTGGGCCCAGGTACAGAACCAGTACCAGCGCCGCGCGGACCTGATTCCCAACCTGGTGAAGACCGTTAAGGCCTATGCCGCCCACGAACGGGAAACCCTGGAAGCGGTCACCGAAGCGCGCGCCAAGGTCAATTCCATGCAGGTAGACTCCGGCATCATCAACGACCCCGAGAAACTGAAGCAGTTCGAAGCAGCCCAGGCCCAGCTCAGCAGCGCCCTCTCCCGCCTGATGGTGGTGGTCGAGCGCTACCCGGACCTCAAGGCGAACCAGAACTTCCTCGCTCTGCAATCCCAGCTGGAAGGCACCGAAAACCGCATCAGCGTGGCCCGGCGGGATTATATCGCCGCGGTGGAGCGCTACAACCGCGAGATTCGCACCTTCCCCGGCCGTATCTGGCACACCATCATGTATAGCGACATGCCCATTCGCGACACGTTCGAGGCCACGTCGGAAAACGCGGACAAGGCACCCGAAGTCGACTTCCAGTAA
- a CDS encoding MerR family transcriptional regulator — MNISQAAKQAGLSAKALRYYESIDLLQPARGPNGYREYSRDDVETLQFIQRARACGFSVEEVRQLLTLHRNPARHSHDAKLLVEEKLQQVEQQLQTLQVMKKTLGELADSCAGDDSPECAILSQLASKE; from the coding sequence ATGAACATTTCACAGGCGGCAAAGCAGGCGGGGTTATCCGCCAAGGCGCTGCGCTATTACGAATCCATCGACCTGTTGCAGCCAGCGCGGGGGCCCAATGGCTACCGGGAGTACTCCCGCGATGATGTAGAAACTCTGCAGTTTATCCAGCGGGCGCGGGCTTGCGGGTTCTCTGTGGAGGAAGTGCGCCAGCTGCTCACGCTGCACCGGAACCCGGCGCGGCACAGTCACGATGCCAAGCTGTTGGTAGAGGAAAAACTGCAGCAGGTAGAGCAACAGCTGCAGACCTTGCAGGTAATGAAAAAGACCTTGGGAGAGCTGGCGGACAGCTGCGCCGGAGATGACTCGCCGGAGTGTGCCATTCTGTCGCAGCTGGCCAGCAAAGAATAA
- a CDS encoding YajQ family cyclic di-GMP-binding protein has product MPSFDIVSEVDKHQLTNAVDQVNRTITTRYDFKGVDAEVERSEFVLTLRADSEMQIGQMEDLVRQALIKCSIDPLVMDVGEPTQSGKQVKLEIKLKNGLDKELSKKIVKIIKDEKLKVQAAIQGDAVRVTGKKRDDLQQVIAMLRSKELEQPLQFENFRD; this is encoded by the coding sequence ATGCCGTCATTCGATATCGTTTCCGAAGTGGATAAACATCAACTGACCAACGCCGTGGATCAGGTCAATCGGACCATCACCACCCGCTATGATTTCAAAGGCGTGGATGCGGAAGTGGAGCGCAGTGAGTTTGTCCTGACTCTGCGCGCCGATTCCGAGATGCAGATCGGTCAGATGGAAGACCTGGTGCGCCAGGCGTTGATCAAGTGCAGTATCGACCCACTGGTAATGGATGTTGGCGAGCCGACGCAGTCCGGCAAGCAGGTGAAGCTGGAAATCAAACTGAAAAATGGTCTCGACAAAGAGTTGTCAAAAAAGATCGTTAAGATCATCAAGGACGAAAAACTCAAGGTGCAGGCCGCGATTCAGGGTGACGCCGTGCGGGTTACCGGCAAGAAGCGCGATGACCTGCAGCAGGTGATTGCCATGTTGCGGAGTAAAGAGCTGGAGCAACCTCTGCAGTTCGAAAACTTCCGCGATTGA
- a CDS encoding efflux RND transporter periplasmic adaptor subunit, with protein MNKKILKAAAPVLVLAVGFGTVQWMSAAKPQPEKKEEEQRLVSLVYSEAREESVALSVTTQGEVRPHTEIDLTPQISGRIVAIADGFAEGAGFEAGETLIQLDDADYQLQVAQAKARVAQAEVLLLQAEANAAIKRQQWLDLNPNKEPTPLQVNKPQVIEAQANLRAAQAELADAELNLSRTKIRLPYRGRVISRDVGVGQYVTASTPLGRIFATDRVEVRLPLTDSQLLELELPMGFVASRTNPGPQVTLSALVGGHQQEWRGRIVRTQAAVDQQTRLIYAVAEVEDPYGKGASNGVPLAVGLFVTAEAESTEQRQAVIVPREALRSADKVYVVDENNRLNIRTVDVLSTSDHRVVLASGVADGERVVTSTVANAVDGMEVQPITHLARR; from the coding sequence ATGAACAAAAAAATCCTGAAAGCCGCCGCTCCCGTACTCGTACTGGCGGTGGGCTTCGGCACAGTGCAATGGATGTCCGCTGCAAAACCGCAGCCGGAAAAGAAAGAGGAAGAACAGCGCCTGGTTTCCCTGGTGTACTCCGAGGCCCGCGAGGAGTCGGTAGCCCTCAGCGTTACCACCCAAGGTGAAGTACGGCCACACACAGAGATTGATCTCACTCCGCAGATCTCCGGGCGCATTGTTGCCATCGCCGACGGGTTTGCCGAAGGTGCCGGTTTTGAAGCCGGTGAAACCCTGATCCAGCTGGATGACGCGGACTACCAGTTGCAGGTCGCGCAGGCCAAAGCGCGTGTGGCACAGGCGGAGGTGCTGTTACTGCAGGCAGAAGCCAACGCAGCCATCAAGCGCCAGCAGTGGCTAGATCTGAATCCAAACAAGGAGCCCACCCCGCTGCAGGTGAACAAGCCCCAGGTCATTGAAGCGCAGGCCAATTTGCGTGCCGCGCAGGCGGAGCTGGCGGATGCGGAACTGAATCTTTCCCGAACCAAAATCCGCCTGCCCTATCGCGGTCGCGTTATCAGCCGTGATGTGGGTGTAGGTCAATACGTAACCGCCAGCACCCCCCTTGGGCGGATCTTCGCCACCGACCGGGTCGAAGTGCGCCTGCCGCTGACCGACAGCCAGCTACTGGAGCTGGAGCTTCCCATGGGCTTCGTCGCCAGCAGGACAAACCCAGGCCCGCAAGTCACCCTCTCCGCCCTTGTCGGCGGCCACCAGCAGGAGTGGCGTGGCCGTATTGTGCGCACCCAGGCAGCCGTGGACCAACAGACCCGCCTGATTTATGCAGTGGCGGAAGTGGAAGACCCCTATGGCAAGGGCGCGAGCAACGGCGTACCGCTGGCGGTGGGACTGTTTGTTACCGCCGAGGCGGAATCCACTGAACAGCGCCAGGCGGTGATAGTACCGAGAGAAGCGTTGCGCAGCGCAGACAAGGTGTATGTGGTAGATGAAAACAACCGTCTGAATATCCGCACAGTGGACGTACTCTCCACCTCCGATCACCGCGTGGTACTCGCGTCCGGCGTCGCCGACGGCGAGCGCGTAGTGACCTCCACCGTCGCCAACGCGGTCGACGGCATGGAAGTACAACCCATCACCCACCTGGCCCGTCGTTAA
- a CDS encoding YaeQ family protein, translating into MALKATIFKARVQIADMDRDYYAEHLLTLARHPSETDGRMMIRLLAFAHNASEQLEFTRGLSSDDEPDLWQHSLSGEIETWIEVGVPAEDRIRKACGRARKVTVYAYGQRTASVWWQKMESISARFDNLEIFYLPADSCVQLAAMAERTMDLSVTIQDGHLWFASNDNNIEVLPERWK; encoded by the coding sequence ATGGCATTAAAAGCGACGATATTCAAAGCCCGCGTGCAGATCGCGGATATGGACCGGGATTATTACGCGGAACACCTGTTGACCCTGGCGCGCCACCCGTCGGAGACCGATGGGCGGATGATGATCCGGTTGCTGGCCTTTGCCCACAATGCCAGTGAGCAGCTGGAATTCACCCGCGGCCTTTCCAGCGACGACGAACCGGATTTGTGGCAGCACAGCCTGAGCGGCGAAATAGAGACCTGGATTGAAGTGGGCGTGCCCGCGGAAGATCGTATTCGCAAGGCCTGTGGTCGCGCGCGTAAGGTCACTGTCTACGCCTATGGGCAACGTACCGCGTCGGTGTGGTGGCAGAAGATGGAATCTATCAGTGCGCGTTTCGACAATCTGGAGATTTTCTATCTGCCCGCAGACAGTTGCGTACAACTTGCGGCGATGGCTGAGCGTACCATGGATCTGTCAGTCACCATCCAGGACGGGCACCTGTGGTTCGCCAGTAATGACAACAACATTGAAGTCCTGCCTGAGCGCTGGAAATAA
- a CDS encoding PDZ domain-containing protein — MNLHRHAIPLAISLLLVGAAVAHWTNPDNPAASTIRETLFSDSAKSSQPRGDLTARVQQLEKSLEQTLKIQNQLLELVNDLSKRLDPAAATGDIRHATLESREAPEPAIHHRSIREQENGDRYARVREGQIRHFTDAGLSYERAEYIVDKQERIQYEQMQFSYEYHHLQDKRSKRAKELQEQLQTYSNPRRVFEQELTQEEFEQYLNATGGRSEFEISSILESAPAYDAGLRAGDKIIRYNNQRVFHMGDLRTQVYQVAPGTSVPVEIQRKGSTAPETIYLPAGPLGIRH, encoded by the coding sequence ATGAACCTGCACAGACACGCCATTCCGCTGGCGATTTCCCTGCTTCTTGTCGGTGCCGCAGTGGCCCACTGGACCAATCCGGACAATCCCGCGGCATCCACCATTCGCGAGACACTCTTCTCCGACAGCGCCAAATCCTCCCAACCCAGGGGCGATCTGACCGCGCGGGTACAACAGCTGGAAAAATCCCTGGAGCAGACACTCAAAATCCAGAACCAACTGCTGGAACTGGTGAATGACCTGAGCAAACGGCTGGACCCCGCAGCCGCAACGGGGGATATCCGCCACGCAACACTGGAATCGCGCGAAGCACCAGAGCCAGCAATCCACCACCGATCTATTCGCGAGCAAGAAAACGGCGATCGCTACGCCCGCGTGAGGGAAGGCCAGATCAGACATTTTACCGATGCCGGGCTCAGCTACGAGCGCGCGGAATATATTGTCGACAAGCAGGAGCGCATTCAGTACGAACAGATGCAGTTCAGCTATGAGTATCACCACTTGCAGGACAAACGATCCAAACGGGCCAAGGAGCTGCAGGAACAATTGCAGACTTATAGCAATCCACGCCGGGTTTTCGAGCAGGAGCTAACCCAGGAGGAGTTCGAGCAGTATCTGAATGCCACTGGAGGACGCTCTGAATTCGAGATCAGCAGTATTCTGGAGTCCGCGCCGGCCTACGATGCGGGCCTGCGCGCCGGCGACAAGATCATCCGCTACAACAATCAGCGGGTATTCCACATGGGCGATCTGCGCACCCAGGTCTATCAGGTTGCGCCAGGTACTTCGGTGCCTGTGGAAATCCAACGCAAGGGCAGCACAGCCCCGGAAACCATTTATCTGCCAGCGGGACCGCTGGGCATACGCCACTGA
- the prfB gene encoding peptide chain release factor 2 (programmed frameshift), whose translation MEINPLLNQMKDLAERTDVLRGYLDYAGKKERLTEVELELAEPSVWDDPDRAQELGRERSSLEAVVKTIEDLDGGLSDCRELLDMAVEEGDEDSVTEVAGELGNLEQQLETLEFRRMFSGETDPNNAYLDIQAGSGGTEAQDWAEMLLRMYLRWGEAHGFKTTLEEASAGDVAGIKSATIHFQGEYAYGWLRTETGVHRLVRKSPFDSGNRRHTSFTSVFVSPEIDDNIEIEVDKSQVREDTYRASGAGGQHVNKTDSAVRLTHIATGIVVACQSERSQHQNRDKAWKMLRARLYEQEMQKRNAEKQALEESKSDIGWGSQIRSYVLDDSRIKDLRTGVQTSNCQAVLDGDLDQFIEASLKAGL comes from the exons ATGGAAATCAATCCGCTTCTCAACCAGATGAAAGACCTCGCAGAGCGCACCGACGTTCTCAGGGGGTATCTT GACTACGCTGGCAAGAAAGAACGCCTGACCGAAGTCGAACTCGAACTGGCCGAACCCAGCGTCTGGGATGACCCCGATCGCGCTCAGGAATTGGGTCGCGAGCGCTCCTCTCTGGAGGCCGTCGTAAAAACCATCGAAGACCTCGATGGTGGCCTCAGCGACTGCCGCGAACTGCTCGACATGGCTGTGGAAGAGGGCGATGAAGACTCCGTGACAGAAGTAGCGGGCGAACTCGGTAACCTCGAACAGCAGCTCGAAACCCTCGAATTCCGCCGCATGTTCTCCGGCGAAACCGACCCCAACAACGCCTACCTGGACATCCAGGCCGGCTCCGGCGGCACCGAAGCCCAGGACTGGGCCGAAATGCTGCTGCGCATGTACCTGCGCTGGGGCGAAGCCCACGGCTTCAAAACCACCCTCGAGGAAGCTTCCGCAGGCGACGTTGCCGGCATCAAAAGTGCCACCATCCACTTTCAGGGCGAATACGCCTACGGCTGGCTGCGCACCGAAACCGGCGTACACCGCCTGGTGCGGAAATCCCCGTTCGACTCCGGCAACCGCCGCCACACCTCCTTCACCTCCGTCTTCGTCTCCCCGGAGATCGACGACAACATCGAGATTGAGGTGGACAAATCCCAGGTGCGTGAAGACACCTACCGCGCCTCTGGCGCCGGCGGTCAGCACGTCAACAAAACCGACTCCGCGGTGCGCTTGACCCACATAGCCACGGGCATCGTCGTCGCCTGCCAGAGCGAACGCTCCCAGCACCAGAACCGCGACAAAGCCTGGAAAATGCTGCGGGCGCGACTTTACGAACAGGAAATGCAGAAGCGCAACGCCGAAAAGCAAGCGCTGGAAGAAAGCAAATCCGACATCGGCTGGGGTAGTCAGATCCGCTCCTACGTTCTGGATGACTCGCGCATCAAAGACCTGCGCACCGGCGTCCAGACCAGTAACTGCCAGGCAGTGCTGGACGGGGACCTGGATCAGTTTATCGAAGCGAGCCTGAAGGCGGGGCTGTAA
- a CDS encoding uracil-DNA glycosylase family protein has product MTKLDLLLNEVRACRLCEAHLPLGPHPVLSAGRSARLLIIGQAPGTRVHATGIPWNDPSGDRLRDWLQIDREIFYDESRIAIMPMGFCYPGRGKGGDLPPRPECAPTWHARLLAEMPNIQLTLLIGQYAQRYYLPRPLFSKRGSISENVHHFADALPHGFFPLPHPSPRNTLWLKRRPWFDEHVVPALRQRVHSIL; this is encoded by the coding sequence GTGACAAAACTGGACCTGCTGTTAAACGAGGTGCGCGCCTGCCGGCTGTGCGAAGCGCACTTGCCCCTCGGGCCGCACCCGGTCCTGAGTGCGGGACGCAGTGCCCGCCTGCTGATTATCGGCCAGGCGCCGGGTACCAGGGTACATGCCACGGGTATTCCGTGGAATGACCCCTCTGGTGATCGCCTGCGAGACTGGCTGCAGATAGACCGGGAAATTTTCTACGACGAATCCCGTATTGCCATCATGCCCATGGGCTTCTGCTATCCCGGGCGCGGCAAGGGCGGCGACCTGCCGCCACGCCCCGAGTGCGCGCCGACCTGGCATGCCCGTTTGCTTGCGGAAATGCCAAATATCCAGCTTACCCTGCTCATTGGTCAGTACGCCCAGCGCTACTATCTGCCCCGCCCTCTCTTTTCAAAGCGGGGCAGCATTAGCGAAAATGTTCACCACTTCGCCGATGCGCTACCACATGGCTTCTTTCCGTTGCCACACCCGAGCCCGAGGAACACCCTGTGGCTGAAACGCCGCCCGTGGTTTGATGAGCACGTGGTGCCGGCACTGCGCCAACGGGTTCACTCGATTTTGTAG
- the lysS gene encoding lysine--tRNA ligase, translated as MSNTPTQQDENKLIAERRAKLSAMREKGNAFPNSFRREHLAADLQKEFGEKSKEELEAEGNTACVAGRILAKRGPFLVIQDVSDRIQLYADKQAQADIKERWGTWDIGDIVGVKGALHKSGKGDLYVNCEEYSLLTKALRPLPEKFHGISDQEMRYRQRYVDLIATPESRKVFQLRVQIIDYIRQYLNKNHFMEVETPMLQVIPGGAAARPFVTHHNALDIDMYLRIAPELYLKRLVVGGFERVYEINRNFRNEGLSTRHNPEFTMLEFYQAYADYRDMMDHTEALLRGICTDVLGSTTVEYQGKSYDFAQPFARISVFDSILKYNPELSASDIDNMESARKVAEKLNIQVKEIWGLGKVQIEIFEATVEHLLDQPTFITEYPTEVSPLARRNDDNPFVTDRFEFFIGGREIANGFSELNDAEDQAERFMAQVAEKDAGDDEAMHYDADYVRALEYGLPPTAGEGIGIDRLVMFLTNSPSIRDVLLFPHMRPEASVE; from the coding sequence ATGAGCAACACACCAACTCAGCAAGACGAAAACAAACTGATCGCCGAGCGCCGCGCCAAACTCAGCGCCATGCGCGAGAAGGGCAATGCCTTCCCGAACAGCTTTCGCCGCGAACACCTCGCCGCCGACCTGCAAAAAGAGTTTGGTGAAAAGAGCAAGGAAGAGCTGGAAGCCGAAGGCAACACGGCCTGTGTCGCCGGCCGTATCCTCGCCAAGCGCGGCCCCTTCCTCGTGATTCAGGACGTCTCCGACCGCATCCAGCTGTACGCCGACAAGCAGGCCCAGGCCGACATCAAAGAGCGCTGGGGCACCTGGGACATCGGCGACATCGTCGGCGTCAAAGGCGCACTGCACAAATCCGGCAAAGGCGACCTCTACGTCAACTGCGAAGAGTACAGCCTGCTCACCAAAGCCCTGCGCCCGCTGCCAGAAAAATTCCATGGTATTTCCGACCAGGAAATGCGCTATCGTCAGCGCTACGTCGACCTGATCGCCACTCCGGAATCCCGCAAGGTGTTCCAGCTGCGCGTTCAAATCATCGACTACATCCGCCAGTACCTGAACAAAAACCACTTCATGGAAGTGGAAACCCCCATGTTACAGGTCATCCCCGGCGGCGCCGCCGCGCGCCCGTTTGTGACGCATCACAACGCGCTCGACATCGACATGTACCTGCGCATCGCGCCGGAGCTGTACCTCAAGCGTCTGGTGGTCGGCGGCTTTGAGCGCGTATACGAAATCAACCGCAACTTCCGCAACGAAGGCCTGTCCACACGCCACAACCCCGAGTTCACCATGCTCGAGTTCTACCAGGCGTACGCGGACTACCGCGACATGATGGACCACACCGAAGCGCTGCTGCGCGGCATCTGCACCGACGTGCTCGGCAGCACCACCGTCGAGTACCAGGGCAAGAGCTACGATTTCGCCCAGCCGTTCGCGCGTATCAGCGTGTTCGACTCGATTCTCAAATACAACCCGGAACTGAGCGCCTCCGACATCGACAATATGGAAAGCGCGCGCAAGGTGGCGGAAAAACTGAACATCCAGGTCAAGGAGATCTGGGGGCTCGGCAAAGTGCAGATCGAGATTTTTGAGGCGACCGTTGAACACCTGCTCGATCAGCCGACCTTCATCACCGAATACCCGACCGAAGTATCCCCGCTGGCGCGTCGCAACGACGACAACCCGTTTGTGACGGACCGCTTCGAGTTTTTCATCGGCGGCCGCGAGATTGCCAATGGCTTCTCGGAGCTCAACGACGCCGAAGACCAGGCCGAGCGCTTCATGGCGCAAGTGGCCGAAAAGGATGCCGGTGACGACGAAGCCATGCACTACGACGCCGACTATGTACGTGCGCTGGAATACGGTCTGCCACCTACCGCCGGTGAGGGTATCGGCATCGACCGGTTGGTAATGTTCCTCACCAACTCACCGTCTATCCGTGACGTCCTGCTGTTTCCGCATATGCGTCCGGAAGCTTCCGTCGAGTAA
- a CDS encoding TPM domain-containing protein, protein MTIRRIALLLLLLPALFGAGLAAADVKFPSLSGRVVDNANLLNQSTRYQLTEILQQHEKETSNQIVVVTLPDLQGLTIEEYGYQLGRHWKIGQKGKDNGVLLIVAPSDRQVRIEVGYGLEGALTDALSANIIHTKILPYFRQGNFDAGVVNGVDSIIAAIKNEYVPEPTESNRDRQLALLVGIFLLFIMLQIFGSSVLGSPSGGSNYRRGRYGGYYGGGGFGGGYSGGGFGGGFGGGGGGFGGGGASGGW, encoded by the coding sequence ATGACGATCCGGCGGATCGCCCTGCTGCTTCTCCTGCTCCCGGCCCTGTTTGGGGCCGGGCTTGCCGCAGCGGACGTGAAATTCCCCAGCCTCAGTGGGCGGGTGGTGGACAATGCCAACCTGTTGAACCAGAGCACCCGCTACCAGCTCACGGAAATTCTGCAACAGCACGAGAAGGAAACCAGCAACCAGATCGTGGTGGTCACCCTGCCCGACCTGCAGGGGCTCACCATCGAGGAGTACGGCTACCAGCTGGGACGACACTGGAAAATCGGTCAGAAAGGGAAGGACAATGGCGTCCTGCTGATTGTTGCCCCCAGTGACCGACAGGTGCGTATTGAAGTCGGTTACGGTCTCGAAGGCGCCCTCACCGATGCACTTTCCGCCAATATCATCCACACCAAGATCCTGCCCTATTTTCGCCAGGGCAACTTCGACGCCGGCGTGGTGAACGGCGTTGACTCCATCATTGCCGCGATCAAAAACGAGTATGTTCCCGAACCCACAGAGTCCAACCGCGACCGGCAGCTGGCGCTACTGGTGGGGATTTTCCTGTTGTTCATCATGCTGCAGATTTTCGGCTCTTCAGTACTCGGCTCCCCCTCAGGCGGCAGCAACTATCGTCGCGGCCGTTACGGCGGCTACTACGGTGGAGGTGGATTCGGCGGCGGTTATAGCGGCGGAGGCTTTGGCGGTGGATTCGGCGGCGGGGGCGGCGGCTTCGGCGGTGGAGGAGCTTCCGGTGGCTGGTAA
- a CDS encoding TPM domain-containing protein yields the protein MLNASERRKVADTIKDVESRTDAELVTVLARRADNYLYISTLWAAFLALLLAPLMQFLPWWIEYQQAFTLQWVLFIMLAILFRWRPLTMLLIPKKVKYWRASNLARRQFLEHELHSTKDRLGLLIFVSQSEHYVEILADRGLAEQITNESWQEIVENFIREVKKGKTGEAFVHCVEKCGRLLEEAAPATVVKNELPNHLVLL from the coding sequence ATGCTGAATGCAAGCGAGCGGCGCAAAGTCGCCGACACGATCAAGGATGTGGAATCGCGCACCGACGCGGAGCTGGTAACGGTGCTCGCCCGCCGCGCCGACAACTACCTGTACATTTCCACCCTGTGGGCGGCCTTTCTCGCCCTGCTGCTGGCACCACTGATGCAGTTCCTGCCCTGGTGGATCGAATACCAACAGGCCTTCACCCTGCAGTGGGTCCTGTTCATCATGCTCGCAATCCTGTTCCGCTGGCGACCGCTGACCATGCTGCTCATCCCAAAGAAAGTGAAGTACTGGCGCGCGTCCAATCTAGCCCGCCGCCAGTTTCTTGAACACGAGCTGCACAGCACCAAAGACCGACTGGGCCTGCTGATCTTCGTCTCACAGTCGGAGCACTATGTCGAGATTCTTGCCGACCGCGGCCTGGCGGAGCAGATCACCAATGAGAGCTGGCAGGAAATCGTCGAGAACTTCATCCGCGAGGTGAAAAAAGGAAAAACCGGCGAGGCATTCGTTCACTGCGTGGAAAAATGCGGTCGCCTTCTGGAGGAGGCCGCACCCGCCACTGTCGTCAAGAACGAACTGCCCAACCACCTGGTACTTCTATAA
- the ung gene encoding uracil-DNA glycosylase: protein MQVSDKIKIHPSWLSVLEPEFSKHYMAELRQFLQQEKQAGKRIFPPGGQIFNAFNSTPFDQVKVVILGQDPYHGAGQAHGLCFSVMPGVRIPPSLQNIYKELHSDLGIVPPNHGCLQPWAEQGVLLLNATLTVEESKAGAHQGRGWEQFTDAAVHALAERREGLVFVLWGSYAQKKGSFIDRRKHLVLRGPHPSPLSAHRGFFGTRPFSQANAYLQQRGEAPIDWALPAVSELHRVAVEI, encoded by the coding sequence ATGCAGGTTTCCGACAAGATCAAGATTCACCCCAGCTGGCTCTCGGTGCTGGAGCCTGAATTCAGCAAACACTACATGGCCGAGTTGCGTCAGTTTCTGCAGCAGGAAAAACAGGCGGGCAAGAGAATCTTTCCCCCGGGTGGGCAGATCTTCAATGCCTTCAATTCCACGCCGTTTGATCAGGTGAAGGTGGTCATTCTCGGTCAGGACCCATACCACGGTGCCGGGCAGGCGCACGGCCTGTGTTTTTCCGTGATGCCCGGCGTGCGTATTCCCCCCTCGTTGCAGAATATCTACAAGGAACTGCACTCGGATCTGGGCATTGTGCCGCCCAATCACGGCTGCCTGCAGCCGTGGGCGGAGCAGGGCGTGCTGTTGTTGAATGCCACGCTCACGGTGGAGGAGAGTAAAGCCGGAGCGCATCAGGGGCGCGGTTGGGAGCAGTTTACCGATGCCGCAGTACACGCGCTGGCAGAGCGGCGGGAGGGGCTGGTGTTCGTACTGTGGGGTAGTTACGCCCAGAAAAAGGGAAGTTTCATCGATCGCCGCAAGCACCTGGTGCTGCGGGGACCGCATCCCTCGCCGCTGTCGGCGCACCGCGGATTTTTCGGCACCAGGCCGTTTTCGCAGGCAAATGCCTACTTGCAGCAGCGTGGAGAGGCGCCCATCGACTGGGCGCTGCCTGCGGTATCCGAATTGCACCGGGTCGCGGTAGAGATTTGA
- a CDS encoding pectinesterase family protein: MAMPARDNSDLPPSLHRSLRPGLWLLALLAMTSCAKSDVQRRYDAVVGTASAETGNTPAFPTITAALAAAPEANTTPYVIYLPEGLYEEKLLVNKPNIYLIGAGRDNTVIRYGDYAGMPAVGTEPSSEAKMGTFDTATLTIEATDFRAENLTIENSFDFLATDALPSDHTDKINGTQAVALETGLNSDRSAFRNVRLIGYQDTLFVQAGRSYFVDSVIEGNVDFIFGAGQALFENSDIITRPRGTERDIVGYVTAPSTSIDHEFGLVFLNCRLLKAEGVPANSTPLGRPWHPTTTFADGRYADPDAIGAAVFIRSFMDDHITTNGWDSMRGTSRDGTKSTVFTPEDSRFFEFESHGPGASTNDKRRQLSQVQAATYTRERILAGWEPGF, from the coding sequence ATGGCGATGCCTGCACGAGATAATTCAGACCTTCCCCCCTCGCTCCATCGATCACTGCGGCCCGGTCTGTGGTTGCTGGCACTGCTGGCGATGACGTCCTGTGCCAAGAGCGATGTCCAACGCCGATATGACGCGGTAGTCGGTACCGCTTCTGCCGAGACCGGTAACACGCCGGCCTTCCCCACGATTACCGCGGCGCTGGCGGCGGCGCCGGAAGCAAACACGACGCCCTATGTGATCTACCTGCCCGAGGGCCTGTATGAAGAGAAACTGCTGGTCAACAAACCCAACATCTACCTGATCGGCGCCGGGCGCGACAACACCGTCATCCGCTACGGTGACTACGCAGGGATGCCGGCGGTGGGTACGGAGCCGAGTTCCGAAGCCAAGATGGGCACCTTCGACACCGCGACCCTCACAATCGAGGCGACCGATTTTCGCGCGGAGAATCTCACCATCGAAAACAGCTTCGACTTCCTTGCCACCGATGCCCTTCCCAGCGATCACACCGACAAGATCAACGGCACCCAGGCGGTAGCACTGGAGACAGGCCTCAACAGCGACCGCTCGGCCTTCCGTAATGTGCGCCTTATCGGCTACCAGGACACTCTGTTCGTGCAAGCGGGTCGCAGCTATTTCGTAGACAGTGTGATTGAAGGGAACGTGGATTTCATTTTCGGCGCGGGCCAGGCGCTGTTCGAGAACAGCGATATCATCACCCGCCCTCGCGGCACCGAGCGCGACATCGTAGGTTACGTCACCGCACCCAGTACCAGTATCGACCACGAGTTCGGGCTGGTTTTCCTGAACTGCCGGCTGCTGAAGGCGGAGGGTGTACCCGCCAACTCGACCCCGCTCGGCCGCCCCTGGCACCCCACAACGACGTTTGCCGACGGCCGCTACGCGGACCCGGATGCCATCGGCGCGGCGGTGTTCATCCGCTCCTTTATGGACGATCACATCACCACCAACGGCTGGGACTCCATGCGCGGCACCAGCCGCGACGGTACCAAGTCCACGGTGTTCACACCGGAAGACTCGCGTTTCTTTGAGTTCGAAAGTCACGGCCCCGGGGCGTCCACCAACGACAAGCGTCGTCAGCTGAGCCAGGTACAGGCCGCGACCTATACCCGCGAGCGGATTCTCGCCGGATGGGAACCGGGCTTTTGA